From Sceloporus undulatus isolate JIND9_A2432 ecotype Alabama chromosome 6, SceUnd_v1.1, whole genome shotgun sequence, one genomic window encodes:
- the ABCB8 gene encoding mitochondrial potassium channel ATP-binding subunit isoform X1 has product MVMLVQHDSPSGYSGSHARFSCFLQAPRRLAKPSPALLLLLPRRLRPLGRLAAALAGPALVGLGAGFCSRVFCQEAKKVEMICVPPPVVEKEPDFNWAMFWKFLRPQILALTAAVLFALGAALLNVQIPLLLGKMVNVVARHMRVSDYLRAVRQPALRLLTIYGLQGVMTFGYILLLSWIGERVANSMRKQLFASLIRQEVAFFDANQTGQLVNRLTADIQEFKSSFKLVISQGLRSLTQTVGCFVSLYLISPKLTGLLVVVMPFLVGIGAFLGASLRKLSRRAQEQVAKATAVADEALGNVRTVRAFAMETKEIQEYSAEVDHSSRLNMNLGLGIAFFQGLSNVALNCEWEQSSASLLRPPTLFPACVLCPQILPSLLSPAAALSSSGIVLGTIFVGGSLMAGAEITPGDLMSFLVSSQTVQRSMASMSILFGQVLRGMSAGARVFEFMILTPEIPVCEREQLACSMLSGHIEFQDVNFSYPTRPDAQVLRNFSLTLPANKTVAIVGQSGGGKSTVAALLERFYEPTEGAIFLDGRDICTLDPSWLRGEIIGFINQEPVLFSTTIMENIRFGKPCASDAEIFAAARLANADEFIRNFPDGYNTVVGERGVTLSGGQKQRVAIARALIKNPKVLILDEATSALDAESEHVVQEALDRAVAGRTVLVIAHRLSTVRDADLIVVLSKGRVAEVSEQRWGSR; this is encoded by the exons ATGGTGATGCTGGTGCAACACGACAGCCCTTCGGG gTATTCAGGCAGCCATGCCCGCTTCTCCTGCTTCCTGCAGGCTCCCAGACGCCTGGCCAAGCCATCGCCCgccctgctgctgctcttgccCCGCCGCCTCCGCCCCTTGGGCCGGCTGGCTGCTGCGTTGGCTGGTCCTGCCTTGGTGGGGCTGGGGGCCGGCTTCTGCAGCAGGGTCTTCTGCCAGGAGGCCAAGAAGGTGGAGATGATCTGCGTCCCTCCGCCGGTGGTGGAAAAGGAGCCGGACTTTAACtgggccatgttctggaagttcTTGCGTCCGCAGATCCTGGCACTGACAGCGGCTGTCTTG TTTGCCCTGGGAGCTGCCCTCCTCAATGTCCAGATCCCTCTCCTCCTGGGCAAGATGGTGAATGTGGTGGCACGACACATGCGCGTGTCTGACTACCTGCGTGCGGTGCGTCAGCCTGCCCTGCGCCTCTTGACCATCTATGGCCTCCAG GGGGTGATGACCTTTGGATACATCCTGCTGCTCTCCTGGATTGGGGAGAGGGTCGCCAACAGTATGCGCAAACAGCTCTTTGCTTCTTTAATCAG gcaggaggtgGCCTTCTTTGACGCCAATCAGACAGGGCAGCTGGTGAATCGCCTGACAGCCGACATCCAGGAATTCAAATCTTCCTTCAAGCTTGTTATCTCTCAG GGCCTCCGCAGCCTCACCCAGACGGTGGGCTGTTTCGTCTCTCTCTACCTCATCTCCCCCAAGCTGACAGGGCTGCTAGTCGTGGTGATGCCCTTCCTGGTGGGGATTGGCGCCTTCCTCGGCGCCTCTCTGCGCAAGCTCTCCCGCCGAGCCCAAGAGCAA GTCGCCAAGGCCACGGCCGTGGCAGATGAAGCACTGGGCAATGTTCGAACGGTGCGGGCCTTTGCCATGGAGACCAAAGAGATCCA aGAATATTCAGCAGAGGTGGACCACTCCAGCCGCCTCAACATGAACTTGGGGCTGGGCATTGCCTTTTTCCAGGGGCTCTCCAATGTGGCCCTCAACTGTGAGTGGGAGCAGAGTTCTGCCAGCCTCCTGAGACCCCCCACCCTCTTTCCTGCCTGTGTGCTCTGCCCACAG ATTCTTCCATCATTGCTATCTCCTGCAGCTGCTTTGTCTTCTTCAGGTATTGTGTTGGGCACCATTTTTGTGGGTGGCTCCCTCATGGCTGGAGCAGAAATAACGCCTGGAGACCTCATGTCCTTCTTGGTGTCTTCCCAAACAGTGCAAAG ATCCATGGCCAGTATGTCTATCCTCTTTGGCCAG GTGTTGCGGGGCATGAGTGCTGGGGCCCGTGTCTTTGAATTCATGATTCTGACCCCGGAGAtccctgtgtgtgagagagagcagcTCGCTTGCAGCATGCTGAGTGGGCACATTGAATTCCAGGATGTCAACTTCAG TTATCCCACACGGCCGGACGCCCAGGTGCTGCGAAACTTCAGCCTCACCCTCCCTGCTAACAAGACGGTGGCGATCGTGGGGCAGTCTGGAGGAG GGAAGTCAACTGTGGCAGCCCTCCTGGAGAGGTTCTATGAGCCCACGGAGGGTGCAATCTTCTTGGATGGGCGGGACATCTGTACCCTTGACCCTTCCTGGCTCCGTGGGGAGATCATTGGATTCATTAACCAG GAGCCGGTGCTCTTCAGCACAACCATCATGGAGAACATCCGCTTCGGCAAGCCTTGTGCCTCGGATGCTGAGATCTTTGCCGCTGCCCGCCTCGCCAACGCGGATGAGTTTATTCGCAACTTTCCTGATGGCTACAACACCGTTGTGG GTGAGCGGGGGGTGACCTTGTCTGGAGGCCAGAAGCAGCGGGTGGCCATCGCTCGGGCCCTCATCAAGAACCCCAAAGTGCTGATCTTGGACGAGGCCACAAGCGCCCTGGACGCTGAGTCAGAGCACGTGGTCCAGGAGGCGTTGGACCGGGCAGTGGCCGGCCGCACCGTGTTGGTCATTGCTCATCGCCTCAGCACTGTGAGGGATGCTGATCTCATTGTGGTCCTCTCAAAGGGCCGGGTGGCTGAGGTAAGTGAGCAAAGGTGGGGCAGTAggtga
- the ABCB8 gene encoding mitochondrial potassium channel ATP-binding subunit isoform X4 produces MICVPPPVVEKEPDFNWAMFWKFLRPQILALTAAVLFALGAALLNVQIPLLLGKMVNVVARHMRVSDYLRAVRQPALRLLTIYGLQGVMTFGYILLLSWIGERVANSMRKQLFASLIRQEVAFFDANQTGQLVNRLTADIQEFKSSFKLVISQGLRSLTQTVGCFVSLYLISPKLTGLLVVVMPFLVGIGAFLGASLRKLSRRAQEQVAKATAVADEALGNVRTVRAFAMETKEIQEYSAEVDHSSRLNMNLGLGIAFFQGLSNVALNCEWEQSSASLLRPPTLFPACVLCPQILPSLLSPAAALSSSGIVLGTIFVGGSLMAGAEITPGDLMSFLVSSQTVQRSMASMSILFGQVLRGMSAGARVFEFMILTPEIPVCEREQLACSMLSGHIEFQDVNFSYPTRPDAQVLRNFSLTLPANKTVAIVGQSGGGKSTVAALLERFYEPTEGAIFLDGRDICTLDPSWLRGEIIGFINQEPVLFSTTIMENIRFGKPCASDAEIFAAARLANADEFIRNFPDGYNTVVGERGVTLSGGQKQRVAIARALIKNPKVLILDEATSALDAESEHVVQEALDRAVAGRTVLVIAHRLSTVRDADLIVVLSKGRVAEVSEQRWGSR; encoded by the exons ATGATCTGCGTCCCTCCGCCGGTGGTGGAAAAGGAGCCGGACTTTAACtgggccatgttctggaagttcTTGCGTCCGCAGATCCTGGCACTGACAGCGGCTGTCTTG TTTGCCCTGGGAGCTGCCCTCCTCAATGTCCAGATCCCTCTCCTCCTGGGCAAGATGGTGAATGTGGTGGCACGACACATGCGCGTGTCTGACTACCTGCGTGCGGTGCGTCAGCCTGCCCTGCGCCTCTTGACCATCTATGGCCTCCAG GGGGTGATGACCTTTGGATACATCCTGCTGCTCTCCTGGATTGGGGAGAGGGTCGCCAACAGTATGCGCAAACAGCTCTTTGCTTCTTTAATCAG gcaggaggtgGCCTTCTTTGACGCCAATCAGACAGGGCAGCTGGTGAATCGCCTGACAGCCGACATCCAGGAATTCAAATCTTCCTTCAAGCTTGTTATCTCTCAG GGCCTCCGCAGCCTCACCCAGACGGTGGGCTGTTTCGTCTCTCTCTACCTCATCTCCCCCAAGCTGACAGGGCTGCTAGTCGTGGTGATGCCCTTCCTGGTGGGGATTGGCGCCTTCCTCGGCGCCTCTCTGCGCAAGCTCTCCCGCCGAGCCCAAGAGCAA GTCGCCAAGGCCACGGCCGTGGCAGATGAAGCACTGGGCAATGTTCGAACGGTGCGGGCCTTTGCCATGGAGACCAAAGAGATCCA aGAATATTCAGCAGAGGTGGACCACTCCAGCCGCCTCAACATGAACTTGGGGCTGGGCATTGCCTTTTTCCAGGGGCTCTCCAATGTGGCCCTCAACTGTGAGTGGGAGCAGAGTTCTGCCAGCCTCCTGAGACCCCCCACCCTCTTTCCTGCCTGTGTGCTCTGCCCACAG ATTCTTCCATCATTGCTATCTCCTGCAGCTGCTTTGTCTTCTTCAGGTATTGTGTTGGGCACCATTTTTGTGGGTGGCTCCCTCATGGCTGGAGCAGAAATAACGCCTGGAGACCTCATGTCCTTCTTGGTGTCTTCCCAAACAGTGCAAAG ATCCATGGCCAGTATGTCTATCCTCTTTGGCCAG GTGTTGCGGGGCATGAGTGCTGGGGCCCGTGTCTTTGAATTCATGATTCTGACCCCGGAGAtccctgtgtgtgagagagagcagcTCGCTTGCAGCATGCTGAGTGGGCACATTGAATTCCAGGATGTCAACTTCAG TTATCCCACACGGCCGGACGCCCAGGTGCTGCGAAACTTCAGCCTCACCCTCCCTGCTAACAAGACGGTGGCGATCGTGGGGCAGTCTGGAGGAG GGAAGTCAACTGTGGCAGCCCTCCTGGAGAGGTTCTATGAGCCCACGGAGGGTGCAATCTTCTTGGATGGGCGGGACATCTGTACCCTTGACCCTTCCTGGCTCCGTGGGGAGATCATTGGATTCATTAACCAG GAGCCGGTGCTCTTCAGCACAACCATCATGGAGAACATCCGCTTCGGCAAGCCTTGTGCCTCGGATGCTGAGATCTTTGCCGCTGCCCGCCTCGCCAACGCGGATGAGTTTATTCGCAACTTTCCTGATGGCTACAACACCGTTGTGG GTGAGCGGGGGGTGACCTTGTCTGGAGGCCAGAAGCAGCGGGTGGCCATCGCTCGGGCCCTCATCAAGAACCCCAAAGTGCTGATCTTGGACGAGGCCACAAGCGCCCTGGACGCTGAGTCAGAGCACGTGGTCCAGGAGGCGTTGGACCGGGCAGTGGCCGGCCGCACCGTGTTGGTCATTGCTCATCGCCTCAGCACTGTGAGGGATGCTGATCTCATTGTGGTCCTCTCAAAGGGCCGGGTGGCTGAGGTAAGTGAGCAAAGGTGGGGCAGTAggtga
- the ABCB8 gene encoding mitochondrial potassium channel ATP-binding subunit isoform X2, whose amino-acid sequence MLLLLLLRRPGLSCGGRGGWRLARAPAASRAPASAAPLVARYSGSHARFSCFLQAPRRLAKPSPALLLLLPRRLRPLGRLAAALAGPALVGLGAGFCSRVFCQEAKKVEMICVPPPVVEKEPDFNWAMFWKFLRPQILALTAAVLFALGAALLNVQIPLLLGKMVNVVARHMRVSDYLRAVRQPALRLLTIYGLQGVMTFGYILLLSWIGERVANSMRKQLFASLIRQEVAFFDANQTGQLVNRLTADIQEFKSSFKLVISQGLRSLTQTVGCFVSLYLISPKLTGLLVVVMPFLVGIGAFLGASLRKLSRRAQEQVAKATAVADEALGNVRTVRAFAMETKEIQEYSAEVDHSSRLNMNLGLGIAFFQGLSNVALNCIVLGTIFVGGSLMAGAEITPGDLMSFLVSSQTVQRSMASMSILFGQVLRGMSAGARVFEFMILTPEIPVCEREQLACSMLSGHIEFQDVNFSYPTRPDAQVLRNFSLTLPANKTVAIVGQSGGGKSTVAALLERFYEPTEGAIFLDGRDICTLDPSWLRGEIIGFINQEPVLFSTTIMENIRFGKPCASDAEIFAAARLANADEFIRNFPDGYNTVVGERGVTLSGGQKQRVAIARALIKNPKVLILDEATSALDAESEHVVQEALDRAVAGRTVLVIAHRLSTVRDADLIVVLSKGRVAEVSEQRWGSR is encoded by the exons atgctgctgctgctgctcctccgcCGCCCGGGGCTCTCCTGCGGGGGACGCGGCGGGTGGCGCCTGGCCCGGGCCCCCGCCGCCAGCCGAGCGCCCGCCTCCGCCGCCCCACTCGTTGCTAG gTATTCAGGCAGCCATGCCCGCTTCTCCTGCTTCCTGCAGGCTCCCAGACGCCTGGCCAAGCCATCGCCCgccctgctgctgctcttgccCCGCCGCCTCCGCCCCTTGGGCCGGCTGGCTGCTGCGTTGGCTGGTCCTGCCTTGGTGGGGCTGGGGGCCGGCTTCTGCAGCAGGGTCTTCTGCCAGGAGGCCAAGAAGGTGGAGATGATCTGCGTCCCTCCGCCGGTGGTGGAAAAGGAGCCGGACTTTAACtgggccatgttctggaagttcTTGCGTCCGCAGATCCTGGCACTGACAGCGGCTGTCTTG TTTGCCCTGGGAGCTGCCCTCCTCAATGTCCAGATCCCTCTCCTCCTGGGCAAGATGGTGAATGTGGTGGCACGACACATGCGCGTGTCTGACTACCTGCGTGCGGTGCGTCAGCCTGCCCTGCGCCTCTTGACCATCTATGGCCTCCAG GGGGTGATGACCTTTGGATACATCCTGCTGCTCTCCTGGATTGGGGAGAGGGTCGCCAACAGTATGCGCAAACAGCTCTTTGCTTCTTTAATCAG gcaggaggtgGCCTTCTTTGACGCCAATCAGACAGGGCAGCTGGTGAATCGCCTGACAGCCGACATCCAGGAATTCAAATCTTCCTTCAAGCTTGTTATCTCTCAG GGCCTCCGCAGCCTCACCCAGACGGTGGGCTGTTTCGTCTCTCTCTACCTCATCTCCCCCAAGCTGACAGGGCTGCTAGTCGTGGTGATGCCCTTCCTGGTGGGGATTGGCGCCTTCCTCGGCGCCTCTCTGCGCAAGCTCTCCCGCCGAGCCCAAGAGCAA GTCGCCAAGGCCACGGCCGTGGCAGATGAAGCACTGGGCAATGTTCGAACGGTGCGGGCCTTTGCCATGGAGACCAAAGAGATCCA aGAATATTCAGCAGAGGTGGACCACTCCAGCCGCCTCAACATGAACTTGGGGCTGGGCATTGCCTTTTTCCAGGGGCTCTCCAATGTGGCCCTCAACT GTATTGTGTTGGGCACCATTTTTGTGGGTGGCTCCCTCATGGCTGGAGCAGAAATAACGCCTGGAGACCTCATGTCCTTCTTGGTGTCTTCCCAAACAGTGCAAAG ATCCATGGCCAGTATGTCTATCCTCTTTGGCCAG GTGTTGCGGGGCATGAGTGCTGGGGCCCGTGTCTTTGAATTCATGATTCTGACCCCGGAGAtccctgtgtgtgagagagagcagcTCGCTTGCAGCATGCTGAGTGGGCACATTGAATTCCAGGATGTCAACTTCAG TTATCCCACACGGCCGGACGCCCAGGTGCTGCGAAACTTCAGCCTCACCCTCCCTGCTAACAAGACGGTGGCGATCGTGGGGCAGTCTGGAGGAG GGAAGTCAACTGTGGCAGCCCTCCTGGAGAGGTTCTATGAGCCCACGGAGGGTGCAATCTTCTTGGATGGGCGGGACATCTGTACCCTTGACCCTTCCTGGCTCCGTGGGGAGATCATTGGATTCATTAACCAG GAGCCGGTGCTCTTCAGCACAACCATCATGGAGAACATCCGCTTCGGCAAGCCTTGTGCCTCGGATGCTGAGATCTTTGCCGCTGCCCGCCTCGCCAACGCGGATGAGTTTATTCGCAACTTTCCTGATGGCTACAACACCGTTGTGG GTGAGCGGGGGGTGACCTTGTCTGGAGGCCAGAAGCAGCGGGTGGCCATCGCTCGGGCCCTCATCAAGAACCCCAAAGTGCTGATCTTGGACGAGGCCACAAGCGCCCTGGACGCTGAGTCAGAGCACGTGGTCCAGGAGGCGTTGGACCGGGCAGTGGCCGGCCGCACCGTGTTGGTCATTGCTCATCGCCTCAGCACTGTGAGGGATGCTGATCTCATTGTGGTCCTCTCAAAGGGCCGGGTGGCTGAGGTAAGTGAGCAAAGGTGGGGCAGTAggtga
- the ABCB8 gene encoding mitochondrial potassium channel ATP-binding subunit isoform X3 has protein sequence MLLLLLLRRPGLSCGGRGGWRLARAPAASRAPASAAPLVARYSGSHARFSCFLQAPRRLAKPSPALLLLLPRRLRPLGRLAAALAGPALVGLGAGFCSRVFCQEAKKVEMICVPPPVVEKEPDFNWAMFWKFLRPQILALTAAVLFALGAALLNVQIPLLLGKMVNVVARHMRVSDYLRAVRQPALRLLTIYGLQGVMTFGYILLLSWIGERVANSMRKQLFASLIRQEVAFFDANQTGQLVNRLTADIQEFKSSFKLVISQGLRSLTQTVGCFVSLYLISPKLTGLLVVVMPFLVGIGAFLGASLRKLSRRAQEQVAKATAVADEALGNVRTVRAFAMETKEIQEYSAEVDHSSRLNMNLGLGIAFFQGLSNVALNCEWEQSSASLLRPPTLFPACVLCPQILPSLLSPAAALSSSGIVLGTIFVGGSLMAGAEITPGDLMSFLVSSQTVQRSMASMSILFGQVLRGMSAGARVFEFMILTPEIPVCEREQLACSMLSGHIEFQDVNFSYPTRPDAQVLRNFSLTLPANKTVAIVGQSGGGKSTVAALLERFYEPTEGAIFLDGRDICTLDPSWLRGEIIGFINQEPVLFSTTIMENIRFGKPCASDAEIFAAARLANADEFIRNFPDGYNTVVGERGVTLSGGQKQRVAIARALIKNPKVLILDEATSALDAESEHVVQEALDRAVAGRTVLVIAHRLSTVRDADLIVVLSKGRVAEVSEQRWGSR, from the exons atgctgctgctgctgctcctccgcCGCCCGGGGCTCTCCTGCGGGGGACGCGGCGGGTGGCGCCTGGCCCGGGCCCCCGCCGCCAGCCGAGCGCCCGCCTCCGCCGCCCCACTCGTTGCTAG gTATTCAGGCAGCCATGCCCGCTTCTCCTGCTTCCTGCAGGCTCCCAGACGCCTGGCCAAGCCATCGCCCgccctgctgctgctcttgccCCGCCGCCTCCGCCCCTTGGGCCGGCTGGCTGCTGCGTTGGCTGGTCCTGCCTTGGTGGGGCTGGGGGCCGGCTTCTGCAGCAGGGTCTTCTGCCAGGAGGCCAAGAAGGTGGAGATGATCTGCGTCCCTCCGCCGGTGGTGGAAAAGGAGCCGGACTTTAACtgggccatgttctggaagttcTTGCGTCCGCAGATCCTGGCACTGACAGCGGCTGTCTTG TTTGCCCTGGGAGCTGCCCTCCTCAATGTCCAGATCCCTCTCCTCCTGGGCAAGATGGTGAATGTGGTGGCACGACACATGCGCGTGTCTGACTACCTGCGTGCGGTGCGTCAGCCTGCCCTGCGCCTCTTGACCATCTATGGCCTCCAG GGGGTGATGACCTTTGGATACATCCTGCTGCTCTCCTGGATTGGGGAGAGGGTCGCCAACAGTATGCGCAAACAGCTCTTTGCTTCTTTAATCAG gcaggaggtgGCCTTCTTTGACGCCAATCAGACAGGGCAGCTGGTGAATCGCCTGACAGCCGACATCCAGGAATTCAAATCTTCCTTCAAGCTTGTTATCTCTCAG GGCCTCCGCAGCCTCACCCAGACGGTGGGCTGTTTCGTCTCTCTCTACCTCATCTCCCCCAAGCTGACAGGGCTGCTAGTCGTGGTGATGCCCTTCCTGGTGGGGATTGGCGCCTTCCTCGGCGCCTCTCTGCGCAAGCTCTCCCGCCGAGCCCAAGAGCAA GTCGCCAAGGCCACGGCCGTGGCAGATGAAGCACTGGGCAATGTTCGAACGGTGCGGGCCTTTGCCATGGAGACCAAAGAGATCCA aGAATATTCAGCAGAGGTGGACCACTCCAGCCGCCTCAACATGAACTTGGGGCTGGGCATTGCCTTTTTCCAGGGGCTCTCCAATGTGGCCCTCAACTGTGAGTGGGAGCAGAGTTCTGCCAGCCTCCTGAGACCCCCCACCCTCTTTCCTGCCTGTGTGCTCTGCCCACAG ATTCTTCCATCATTGCTATCTCCTGCAGCTGCTTTGTCTTCTTCAGGTATTGTGTTGGGCACCATTTTTGTGGGTGGCTCCCTCATGGCTGGAGCAGAAATAACGCCTGGAGACCTCATGTCCTTCTTGGTGTCTTCCCAAACAGTGCAAAG ATCCATGGCCAGTATGTCTATCCTCTTTGGCCAG GTGTTGCGGGGCATGAGTGCTGGGGCCCGTGTCTTTGAATTCATGATTCTGACCCCGGAGAtccctgtgtgtgagagagagcagcTCGCTTGCAGCATGCTGAGTGGGCACATTGAATTCCAGGATGTCAACTTCAG TTATCCCACACGGCCGGACGCCCAGGTGCTGCGAAACTTCAGCCTCACCCTCCCTGCTAACAAGACGGTGGCGATCGTGGGGCAGTCTGGAGGAG GGAAGTCAACTGTGGCAGCCCTCCTGGAGAGGTTCTATGAGCCCACGGAGGGTGCAATCTTCTTGGATGGGCGGGACATCTGTACCCTTGACCCTTCCTGGCTCCGTGGGGAGATCATTGGATTCATTAACCAG GAGCCGGTGCTCTTCAGCACAACCATCATGGAGAACATCCGCTTCGGCAAGCCTTGTGCCTCGGATGCTGAGATCTTTGCCGCTGCCCGCCTCGCCAACGCGGATGAGTTTATTCGCAACTTTCCTGATGGCTACAACACCGTTGTGG GTGAGCGGGGGGTGACCTTGTCTGGAGGCCAGAAGCAGCGGGTGGCCATCGCTCGGGCCCTCATCAAGAACCCCAAAGTGCTGATCTTGGACGAGGCCACAAGCGCCCTGGACGCTGAGTCAGAGCACGTGGTCCAGGAGGCGTTGGACCGGGCAGTGGCCGGCCGCACCGTGTTGGTCATTGCTCATCGCCTCAGCACTGTGAGGGATGCTGATCTCATTGTGGTCCTCTCAAAGGGCCGGGTGGCTGAGGTAAGTGAGCAAAGGTGGGGCAGTAggtga